The DNA sequence atattatatatcaaaataataataataataatattacatatcattattattattattactatccCTTCTTGCTATTATTGCCATAATATTGATAGTAATAGTTATGAGGTTCTTAGTAGAGgtaattaaattattacattttagccTTGATTTGACACcaaactgtatgtgtgtgtgtgtacgaagTACTTGCCTATCAGATAGTTATAGACAGCAACTGTGTAGAAAGTAAAACGTTCAGATGTtcaatccccacccccccccccacccctttccaaGCAACACTGCAGCAGACCACATACAATGTGTAGACTATGAACCAGCAGATCGTTCCCACATCCTTCCCCGCAGCTCCTCTCAGAAGAGGTGTCAGCGAGCCTGAAAGGATGAAGTGCCTCCACATTGTGTGGCTGAACTATTATGTGCTTAACATTTCCATGACAGAAGTGCCACTCGACTTCTCCCTGATTAATTCAGCTTGAGGGCCCTTGTCCATCCTCTAATAAAACATTGCTGCAATCATTGATTTTGAGTCCCCGATCACAAGAGCGGGAGAACATGCCCTATTTATGAGGGTatagggaaagaaaaaaaatgcatgcaagaAAATCCCCACTCTCACAAGATATTTGCTGCACAACAGTTATATTAAAACAAGATCCAAGTCATCTTTACATTATCTGGATTGTAAAATAGTCTCCAGCAAACTCAAAAACACCTTTTATGCTTCTTATCTTGCAGTGTAAGTAGTGGTTTCTTCAGGAGGCCCAATGCTTTACAGCTTGCTTCTATGGCCTAGCAGTTTGTATGAATACATTctgtaattatataataataacaacaacttTTTCTTTAGTGTGTGAGCAGCACTTTGAGGTCAATGTGAAGTTATTTGGTGCACGATACACAAAGGAAAACCTTTAGTCATTTAAGTCACAGAAGCATGAATCATATTCTACTCTGTTTACTGTAGTCAGTGTCAGTTCAATGAACTGTCTGACTGTTTAGCAGCTTTGTACCTCAACTGTTTTAACATAGCTTCCTAATGGTACTTCAGGGAAAAATAAACTGTGGTTGAAAATTGGAGGAAACTAACACAAATTGACAAAATAGCACACTAAGAATTAGTCTCTAACTGTACTTTAAGAATAATActagaaaatgtatatttttagcTATTTCTTAGCAAAATATTTATACATGGAAACAATGCAATGATTTTGAACAGTTTAGTATGGGCCACAAGTTATTTCAGTCTACAGAAAAACTGATGACTGCAAACACATTACACCAAACTTTGCACATGAAGAGAGGAATattaaaatcaagaaaaattgCCATAATTTACTCATAACTGTTTAGTATTCATTACATGTACATCAGTGCATTTACACACAACTCTTTTGCAGACAGCATGGTTCACATGTACATCACTGCAACAAGGCTTCTTTTGGGTGCCTTAATTACCTAGTTCATTTGACAGCAATTTTTGGCTTAATCATATTCATGATTTAAGTCTGAAATACTAAAGAGAATGATTGTTCCCCATTTTCATTTACACCCAAGGTTCATAAAGGTTTATTCGTTCAGCAAATATTGGTATGTAAACATGTCAAGTGCATTAGACGTCTCTAGTTTTTATGCATCCAGCAGGCCTTGTACAGTGGAGTTTGGcacaaaaacgttttttttttttttttttgcagttgaatAGACAAAATATTTAAGCAATTTAATAAGAAACATTTATATTGAGAGATTATTGACATGgaattaaacataaaaataagtcAAGTATGCACTGCTAAAACTCTGTTTTATGCCTTCATTACACATACACCATGCAGTCATACAGTGGATTTAGACATTTCTAGACAGTGAatgttctcttttcttttttttttttctttttttttaactgcgcAATCACAAGCTTATCTCTGGAAGACTATTTTTAATATTCTGCAGTTCAATCGTTGACATTTATCGCAAAAAATAACTccctttaaaatatgaatttttgcttttcattctgGAATGATCATCAATTATAATTACTaagaaataattataattactaaGATATGAACACAATATTTTCTTATGAAAAAAGATAGCATGTTGGATATGTACAACCCAACCATTATGCAAAAAATTCAAACCTAACATGGtctttataaaaatgcaatgcttATCTCAGAATTCCCTGAAGgcaaactttaaaaagcagTTTCAAACAATGATGTACTGGCATTATACAGCTTGCTTTTCCAACCTTGCATTGTTAggtcacaaataaaataaacacgtATGCAGTTATTTCCCATCATatcctatgttttttttttttcagctttgaaCCAAAGGTTAAGGCAATCATCATTTGAGGGCTTCTTAAAGCATGAGACAAATGCATGTACTTCCATGCAGCATCGTTCTTTTAAGGCCATAGTCACTTAATTAACTTCTTTGCATTTGGGTCTTGCGGGACATACTGATGACTAGACTTGAAATATTGCCCATAATTATCAACACAGCCATTATCATTACCGCAACGGGTATACAGCTGTATGGATGCATAGAAATGCAAACAGTCTACAACATATGCTAATCCATATAAAAAGTCATCTGGATCCCTGGGAAACTACAATAAAGGCGAGTTCATAGTCTTTGGAGTCAAAACACTGATCTGCTATTGCACAGCTGGATGACAGTTTACAAGAGTCAATAATATTCTTCTGGTCGATGATTAACCTCAATGATTACAGCTGGGAGACCAGAACCAAAATGGATGCCCCCATAGACAAAACATTAAGGGGTCTGCTAAAACTACCTGTGTTTTCCTCGTACGGGGGATATTCCGTAGGGTAATCATCTTCGTCATCTTGCTCCGAATCAGAAAATCCGCTGCCAACATATTTATCAGGTGAGTCAAAGCAAAGAGTTCTCATGCTTATTTTAACATACTCGCATATGGTCCTTTCTGTTCCATCACAGACGCAAGTATCCAAGAGTTCAGCTTTAGGTATGCTGCGCATGTTGTAAATGACATTGCGACATGCGTCCGTACACCTTACCCCACTGAAAAGTTtaccacagtaaaataaataatcgcGCATAGCACCGCTACACTGCGAGTCTCTCTCGCACTGGCGCCGGGCTTCAGTGCAGCCCATATTGCTAGTCTTAGGCAAGCAAGGCTCGATTGCCCGTTTCGTGTTTCTGCAGATCGCATCCGAAGCGCAGTCACAGTCCTCCAGAGATGGCCCATTTTTAGTTTGATTGAGCTGAACAAGTGATGAAATACAGTGGCTGGGACACTTCCTTTTCTCTCCTATTATTACCGGTGCACATGCGTGCAAATACTGCTCGTATGCATAGTGGCATTCCGGCTCTCCTTGACACTTCATGATCGCCTGCCAACAAATCAATCGGCGACCATGTGATGGAGAGGCAACTGAGAAGTAGCCGAAAAGTACAAACAGACACCAAATTGGCCAAATCAATCTCCAATTGTACTGTGTAATGTTACCAAGTTTTGCCATCGTGATAGGAGAGAAGATAAGGCAAATGGTATTTTAGACTTCAACATAAGGCTGTCGCACTTCGCTTTAATCGCTACAAAAGTATCCAAGTCACAAATGTTGTAGAAGGATACATCTTCGGGAAATCCAGGGAATCCAATGGGTATTCTTTTTTCAAATCCGTTTGTTCTGCAGGCTACAAGTCGGCCAACAGAAAGTTTaagtagctagttagctacagCAGTTACAAAGTCGCGTATCAAACTCCCATCGATTGCTACTTTTAATTGTGCAATTTGATCTACTTTCATAATCACAGAAGCGCAAAATTTGGCCGTAGCCTAGTCCTTACATTGGTTCGCCATCTCAAGCTCTCTTTGCTCTGGTGCTCAAGAGCCACTGTTTCTTCTGCAGCTCTGTAGTGGTGTTTTCAAGGGATGCACAAATCCGACAGTCCAGACGTGTTCCTCAACTTTAAGCGAAGCACTCCAAACGCATCGGCCCAATTAACTCCTTACCGAGAGCATCTCATTCGCAACATCCCATATCTAACTTTTATCATTTGTATGTGGACAATAAACGTTTACGGAGTAAACGTATAAAGCAAAACACCGTGCTTCGCATTAAATGACTTGAGTACTATCTGGCgcatagtttttttcttcacgGACTGAACCCCCAAAACGAAAGGTTAGCATACCCTCATTGGCTCAGCCAGTTGTTGTAAATTTCTACGTTGACTAAGGGCGGGTGTATGGAGGTGGAGCCAAACGTTGGAATTCGGTGAAAAGAGTACCAGCACACGAGGGACTGGAGGAAAGTGGACTAGACGGATATACAGTATGTCCGCattggtaaaatatattttcgtTTTGCGTTAATcattatgaaataatatttcaatacGTTATGACCTGTGGAATTtattcagagttttttttttttttctggctacTTTATCTTTGTcggattttttttccaaagatgtCACAAGGCTGAAACTCTTTGGAGCACCCCAAGCCCTGGATGTTAGCCCAGAatactgaaagtgtgtgtgtgtgtgtgtgtgtgtgtgtgtcccggtGATAGTTTCGGCTTTGAACTCCTCCACATTAGATTAGAAATTAAGGAAAACTATAAGGGTGAAGTGCAGACTGGTAGCTGTAATATAATGGCATTTACATCCACACTGGATaatccgtgtaggaattacagcgtTGTTTATACataaacaccccccaccaccacctccaccaggtctgtactgcagccatcttcagtcaCTGTTTGTTCCAGGGGCTGTTTGCTGTTGGTATtttcttcagcaagtgaaatgcatgttcatgttGGATTTAGGTCGTGTGATTTTCTTGGCCAGCCAAGAAAATTACACTTGCCGgtcctgaaaaactccttgattgcttttgcagtatgtttgggCTCATTGTCCTGCTCCACAGtaaagtgccatccaatgaatTTTGAGACATTTAGTTGGATCTGAACAGATAGCATGTTTATGTATACTTTAGAATTAATTCTGCAACTGCCATGAGCAGTCCCATCACCAATATAGAGAACTGAGCTAGTTCCACttgcagccatacatgcccaaggcATATCACttcctccaccatgtttcacggatgagggAAGTGGTTTGGATCATAAGTAGTTCCTTTCTTTTGTTAacactttcctcttttcattattttggtacaggttaatactttCCACTTCTGTCcgtaagactttgttccaggaCTCTACGgattttaatgtactttttagcaagCTCTAAACTCTCCATTCTATTCCTGAGGCTTACCAGTGATTTGCATCTcacagtgaaccctctgagattattctggtgtagtcttctctttaggGTAGTCTTTGACATGCCTacgcctacatcctggagattgttcttgatctgtttgacagttgaaaatgttttttcttcacaatgtaAAGTATTCTTCTGTGGTATACCAGTTTGTTTGCCTTTGAGTGTGTTCTTGCTTCGTAACAATGTGTCAAGTAGTTAGTTAATAGTTTTAGATATGTCTCAGAttgatttattcaaatttttagTCTCAAGGTGGCCTGCTTTTTAGACCAATAGCTATAGACTcatgcaaatgccacacctagaatcaagacCTCTAGACCTTATGTTAACTTTCTTGTGCataaactaatgatgcaacaacataCGGTTGGGTAAGAAACTGTCTAATTACATTTGGCCCCCTAAAATGGggcactatgtataaaaaggccTGCAATTCCTACACAAATCACCCGATATGGACGTAAATCCCCTCAAATTATAGCTGACAGTCAGCAGTCTTTAACCTTgtcttcattgtttcatttcaaattacaacactttttatacatagtccccccatttcagggcaccataacatttgggtcaaatggtttcacaggtgtttctgattagtcacaTGTGTTAAATTCTAAGCTtttttgcctttggagtctgctattgacatttgtcaacatgaggatcggagttgtgctaatgaaaatcaaggaagccaCTATGAGGCTGAgaataaaatattgttaaattattttctcctgttttattACATAACCTTCAAAAAGCAGGGAGGATTGTGTAGCTTAGTCCTTAGGGCAGCTGTTTCTCAGcccatactgtatgtaaatccCCCATGTGACTTTCTGTTCTGTGGTCCCATCTCTGTAACTGCCTCTGATTTTCCTCTGTGTATAAGGAGGGCAGACAGCCCACTCATCTTTATTAAAAAAGCATAACGCCCAAGCCAAGGCCTCCAAGGAAATGATAATGTTCTAACAATATTAGCATGAGTCATTACTTTTTTGATCTTTTAAAGAGGAAAAGTAAAAGATTTTAGGACACACTTATCTCCatctcactgacacacatacattatCATTCAGTGGAGCATGCATGAGAAGTGAAATGGACATTCAAAATGTACCACTGTGGCACCACCGTCTTTGAACATCTGTTATTGATGTGACCATATTGTTTCTAATATTGAAATACTTctcactttttttcattattaataaaataataataaataaccacAGATAAACATAACAGCATTTCcgttttttgaaaatgtatccGATGCTTAGTGATGTCTGTTTCGATTACATGGAAT is a window from the Anguilla rostrata isolate EN2019 chromosome 14, ASM1855537v3, whole genome shotgun sequence genome containing:
- the LOC135239478 gene encoding growth arrest-specific protein 1-like produces the protein MAKLGNITQYNWRLIWPIWCLFVLFGYFSVASPSHGRRLICWQAIMKCQGEPECHYAYEQYLHACAPVIIGEKRKCPSHCISSLVQLNQTKNGPSLEDCDCASDAICRNTKRAIEPCLPKTSNMGCTEARRQCERDSQCSGAMRDYLFYCGKLFSGVRCTDACRNVIYNMRSIPKAELLDTCVCDGTERTICEYVKISMRTLCFDSPDKYVGSGFSDSEQDDEDDYPTEYPPYEENTGSFSRPLNVLSMGASILVLVSQL